Proteins from a single region of Shinella zoogloeoides:
- a CDS encoding quinone oxidoreductase family protein translates to MTKAIVIRSLGGPEVLKLEDVPLGAPGPGEVQIRQAAVGLNFIDVYFRTGLYKTDLPFVPGKEGAGTVTALGEGVTDFAIGDRVAYASADGAYAAERNVATKHLVKVPDGISLETAAAMMLKGMTAQYLLLQTYKVKPGSVILFHAAAGGVGLIAGQWAKALGATVIGTAGSQAKIDLALAHGYDHVIDYGKEDFAERVRELTNGAGVDVVYDSVGKDTFPRSLDCLKPRGLFVSFGNSSGPVDAFNMGLLAQKGSLFATRPTLFAYIATRAELDACANSLFDVVQGNKVRININQTYPLAEAGRAHTDLETRKTSGTTLLIP, encoded by the coding sequence ATGACCAAGGCGATCGTCATCCGCAGTCTCGGCGGGCCGGAGGTGCTGAAGCTCGAGGACGTGCCGCTCGGCGCGCCGGGGCCGGGCGAAGTGCAGATCAGGCAGGCGGCGGTCGGCCTCAACTTCATCGACGTCTATTTCCGCACGGGCCTCTACAAGACGGATCTGCCCTTCGTTCCGGGCAAGGAAGGCGCCGGCACGGTCACCGCGCTCGGCGAAGGCGTCACGGATTTCGCGATCGGCGATCGTGTTGCCTATGCCTCGGCGGACGGCGCCTATGCGGCGGAACGGAACGTCGCGACGAAACATCTGGTGAAGGTGCCGGACGGCATTTCGCTCGAGACGGCGGCGGCCATGATGCTGAAGGGCATGACGGCGCAATACCTGCTGCTCCAGACCTACAAGGTAAAGCCGGGCAGCGTGATCCTGTTCCATGCCGCGGCCGGCGGCGTCGGCCTGATCGCCGGCCAATGGGCCAAGGCGCTCGGCGCGACGGTGATCGGCACGGCCGGCTCGCAGGCGAAGATCGATCTCGCGCTGGCTCATGGCTACGATCACGTCATCGACTACGGCAAGGAAGATTTCGCCGAACGGGTGCGTGAACTGACGAACGGCGCGGGCGTCGACGTGGTCTACGATTCCGTTGGCAAGGATACGTTTCCCCGGTCGCTGGACTGCCTGAAGCCGCGTGGCCTCTTCGTCAGCTTCGGCAATTCCTCGGGGCCGGTCGACGCCTTCAACATGGGCCTGCTCGCGCAGAAGGGGTCGCTCTTCGCCACGCGCCCCACGCTCTTTGCCTATATCGCGACGCGCGCGGAACTCGATGCATGTGCAAACTCGCTCTTTGATGTTGTGCAAGGCAACAAAGTGCGTATCAATATTAATCAGACTTATCCGTTGGCCGAAGCGGGGCGGGCGCACACGGATTTGGAAACAAGAAAAACGAGCGGAACGACATTGCTCATCCCCTGA
- a CDS encoding ABC transporter permease, translated as MGMIEAILLTVITAATPLVLASVGELVTERTGVLNLGVEGMMVMGAAIAFAATQVTGSPYIGILAGIAGGALFSLLFGFLTLTLVANQVATGLALTILGLGVSGQIGEPYVGMSGARLEPITIPLLADIPFIGPLLFKQDIIFYISIALVIGVNWFLFKSRAGLKIRAIGDNHASAHALGIHVIRTRYLAVMFGGACAGLAGAQLSLVYTPQWVENMSAGRGWIALALVVFASWRPWRVLLGGYLFGAVSISQLHAQAFGIGIPSQFLSALPYAATIIVLILISHNRRMTLINTPASLGKPFVPDR; from the coding sequence ATGGGCATGATCGAGGCAATCCTTCTCACCGTGATCACGGCAGCCACGCCGCTGGTGCTCGCCTCCGTCGGCGAGCTCGTCACCGAGCGCACCGGCGTGCTCAATCTCGGCGTGGAGGGCATGATGGTGATGGGGGCGGCCATCGCCTTCGCCGCCACGCAGGTCACAGGCTCGCCCTATATCGGCATCCTCGCCGGCATCGCCGGCGGCGCGCTGTTCTCGCTGCTCTTCGGCTTCCTGACGCTGACGCTCGTCGCCAATCAGGTGGCGACCGGCCTTGCCTTGACCATTCTCGGCCTCGGCGTTTCGGGCCAGATCGGCGAACCCTATGTCGGCATGTCCGGCGCAAGGCTCGAGCCGATCACGATCCCGCTTCTGGCCGATATTCCCTTCATCGGCCCGCTGCTCTTCAAGCAGGACATCATCTTCTACATTTCGATCGCGCTGGTGATCGGCGTGAACTGGTTCCTGTTCAAGAGCCGCGCGGGCCTGAAGATCCGCGCCATCGGCGACAACCACGCCTCCGCCCATGCGCTCGGCATCCATGTCATCCGCACGCGCTATCTCGCCGTGATGTTCGGCGGGGCCTGCGCGGGCCTTGCCGGCGCGCAGCTTTCGCTGGTCTACACGCCGCAATGGGTGGAAAACATGTCGGCGGGGCGCGGCTGGATCGCGCTGGCGCTGGTGGTCTTCGCTTCCTGGCGGCCCTGGCGCGTGCTGCTCGGCGGTTATCTCTTCGGCGCGGTGTCGATCAGCCAGCTTCACGCACAGGCCTTCGGTATCGGCATCCCCTCGCAGTTCCTGTCGGCGCTCCCCTACGCCGCCACGATCATCGTGCTCATCCTGATCTCGCACAATCGACGTATGACGCTGATCAACACACCCGCCTCTCTCGGCAAGCCGTTCGTTCCCGACCGGTGA
- a CDS encoding BMP family ABC transporter substrate-binding protein: MKKIILALATSAAVLGFAVAASAQDKTKICFIYVGSKTDGGYSEGHDRGRQELEKALGDKIETAFLENVPEGPDAERAVERMARSGCALVFTTSFGFMDATIKVAQKFPDVKFEHATGFKSAENVGTYNARFYEGRYIQGVIAAKMSKKGVAGYIASFPIPEVVMGINAFMLGAQSVNPDFKVKIVWANTWADPGKEADAAKALADQGVDILTQHTDSTAPMQVAAERGIHAFGQASDMIAAGPNTQLTAIVDTWGAYYIKRTQAVLDGTWKSEQIWDGLKDGILTMAPYTNMPDDVKKAAEDVEAKIRSGELHPFTGPVKKQDGSEWLAAGKVSDDGTLLGMNFYVAGVDDKLPQ; this comes from the coding sequence ATGAAGAAAATCATTCTCGCTCTCGCAACCTCCGCCGCCGTTCTCGGCTTCGCCGTCGCGGCAAGCGCGCAGGACAAGACGAAAATCTGCTTCATCTATGTCGGCTCCAAGACGGATGGCGGCTATTCGGAAGGCCACGACCGCGGTCGCCAGGAACTCGAAAAGGCGCTGGGCGACAAGATCGAGACCGCCTTCCTCGAAAACGTGCCGGAAGGCCCGGATGCCGAACGCGCCGTCGAGCGCATGGCGCGCTCGGGCTGCGCCCTCGTCTTCACCACGTCCTTCGGCTTCATGGACGCGACGATCAAGGTCGCCCAGAAGTTCCCGGACGTGAAGTTCGAGCACGCGACCGGCTTCAAGAGCGCCGAAAACGTCGGCACCTACAATGCCCGCTTCTATGAAGGCCGCTATATTCAGGGCGTGATCGCCGCCAAGATGTCCAAGAAGGGCGTCGCCGGCTACATCGCCTCCTTCCCGATCCCGGAAGTCGTGATGGGCATCAACGCCTTCATGCTTGGCGCGCAGTCCGTCAACCCGGACTTCAAGGTCAAGATCGTCTGGGCCAACACCTGGGCCGATCCGGGCAAGGAAGCCGACGCCGCCAAGGCGCTGGCCGACCAGGGCGTCGACATCCTGACGCAGCACACCGACTCGACCGCGCCGATGCAGGTCGCCGCCGAACGCGGCATCCACGCCTTCGGCCAGGCCTCGGACATGATCGCGGCCGGCCCGAACACCCAGCTCACCGCCATCGTCGACACCTGGGGCGCTTACTACATCAAGCGCACGCAGGCGGTTCTCGACGGCACCTGGAAGTCGGAGCAGATCTGGGACGGCCTGAAGGACGGCATCCTGACGATGGCGCCCTATACCAACATGCCCGACGACGTGAAGAAGGCCGCCGAGGATGTCGAGGCGAAGATTCGCTCCGGCGAACTGCATCCCTTCACCGGCCCGGTCAAGAAGCAGGACGGCTCCGAATGGCTGGCGGCCGGCAAGGTTTCTGACGACGGCACGCTGCTCGGCATGAACTTCTACGTCGCCGGCGTGGACGACAAGCTGCCGCAGTAA
- a CDS encoding AEC family transporter, translating into MADIIGLVLPFFGMILLGYVVARITKQPVEALGWLNTFIIYIALPALFFKLVAKTPVEQLTRVDFILANISATYLIFGLIFATGLWLRRATVGEATIQGLAAAYGNIGYMGPGLALLAFGEPAAVPVALVFCFENMLHFTVAPALMALAGGEKQPPLRIAGGVLHKIVTHPFIIATAAGFAAAFAGFEPPAPLQRLIDYLAQAAAPCALFAMGVTLALRPLKRVPVEIGYIVPAKLLLLPVTMYLVLGLAGNFDPVWVFTAVLLAALPTATNVFVIGQQYGVWQERASATILITTVLSVATVTILLYLIKSGLLPGDPFP; encoded by the coding sequence ATGGCGGACATTATCGGACTCGTGCTGCCGTTCTTCGGCATGATCCTGCTCGGTTACGTGGTCGCGCGGATCACGAAGCAGCCGGTGGAAGCGCTCGGCTGGCTCAACACCTTCATCATCTACATCGCGCTGCCGGCGCTCTTCTTCAAGCTGGTGGCCAAGACGCCGGTCGAGCAACTGACGCGCGTCGATTTCATCCTCGCCAATATCAGCGCCACCTACCTGATCTTCGGGCTGATCTTCGCCACCGGCCTCTGGCTGCGCCGCGCCACGGTCGGCGAGGCGACGATCCAAGGTCTGGCGGCCGCCTATGGCAATATCGGCTATATGGGGCCGGGGCTGGCGCTGCTGGCCTTCGGCGAGCCGGCGGCGGTGCCGGTCGCGCTCGTCTTCTGCTTCGAGAACATGCTGCATTTCACGGTCGCTCCGGCCCTGATGGCGCTTGCGGGCGGCGAAAAGCAGCCGCCGCTCAGGATTGCCGGCGGCGTGCTGCACAAGATCGTCACGCATCCCTTCATCATCGCGACGGCGGCGGGTTTCGCCGCGGCTTTTGCCGGCTTCGAGCCGCCGGCGCCGCTGCAACGGCTGATCGACTATCTCGCGCAGGCCGCCGCGCCCTGCGCGCTCTTCGCCATGGGCGTGACGCTTGCGCTGCGGCCGCTGAAGCGGGTGCCGGTGGAGATCGGCTATATCGTTCCGGCGAAGCTGCTGCTGCTGCCGGTCACCATGTATCTCGTGCTGGGATTGGCCGGTAATTTCGATCCGGTCTGGGTGTTCACGGCCGTGCTGCTCGCCGCCCTGCCGACGGCGACGAACGTTTTCGTCATCGGCCAGCAATATGGCGTGTGGCAGGAGCGCGCGTCGGCGACCATCCTCATCACGACGGTGCTGTCCGTCGCGACGGTGACGATCCTGCTCTATCTCATCAAGTCAGGCCTGCTTCCGGGCGATCCGTTCCCGTAG
- a CDS encoding DUF992 domain-containing protein, with amino-acid sequence MNKKLGTVLALTLAQALATTAGAADMVSRDKAPTYVDNGARDGVKIGMLTCDVGGGVGYVLGSAKTIDCVFSTSGGERDSYSGVIRKMGVDLGFTTQGRIVWAVFAPTAGYHQGSLGGLYQGATAEATVGVGIGTNVLIGGTSGSIHLQTVSISGQIGLNLAATGTSVTLTPQG; translated from the coding sequence ATGAACAAGAAGCTTGGAACCGTGCTGGCCCTGACGCTTGCGCAGGCTCTCGCGACGACGGCCGGCGCAGCGGACATGGTTTCCCGCGACAAGGCGCCGACCTATGTCGACAACGGCGCGCGCGACGGCGTGAAGATCGGCATGCTGACCTGCGATGTCGGCGGCGGGGTCGGTTATGTGCTTGGCTCGGCCAAGACCATCGATTGCGTGTTCAGCACGAGCGGCGGCGAGCGTGACAGCTATAGCGGCGTCATCCGCAAGATGGGCGTCGATCTCGGCTTCACCACGCAGGGCCGCATCGTCTGGGCGGTCTTCGCGCCGACTGCGGGCTATCACCAGGGTTCGCTCGGTGGCCTCTACCAGGGCGCAACGGCCGAAGCGACGGTCGGCGTCGGCATCGGCACCAATGTGCTGATCGGCGGCACGTCGGGATCGATCCACCTGCAGACCGTCAGCATCAGCGGCCAGATCGGCCTCAACCTCGCGGCGACCGGCACCTCGGTCACGCTGACGCCGCAGGGCTGA
- a CDS encoding cytochrome c biogenesis CcdA family protein: MSIADISLLSALLAGALSFLSPCVLPLVPPYLCYMAGISVDQFRGNEAVAVRRDTRGAVLLAAFFFTLGFATVFIALGAGASTIGMVLRRHLDILAQIGGVIIILMGLHFLGVLRIGLFAREARFQGGGKPATASGAYLMGLAFAFGWTPCIGPVLGAILGVAAARETVGDGAILLAVYSLGLAVPFWIAAGFSGAFMRFLVRFRRHLGTVEKVMGVLLILTGLAFIFGYISAVAIWFQQTFPILSQIG, from the coding sequence TTGTCGATTGCCGATATTTCCCTTTTGAGCGCGCTTCTTGCCGGGGCGCTGTCGTTCCTTTCGCCCTGCGTGCTGCCGCTCGTGCCGCCCTATCTGTGTTATATGGCGGGCATTTCGGTGGATCAGTTCCGTGGGAACGAGGCGGTGGCGGTGCGGCGCGATACGCGCGGCGCGGTGCTTCTGGCGGCGTTCTTCTTCACGCTCGGCTTCGCCACGGTCTTCATTGCGCTCGGTGCGGGCGCCTCGACGATCGGCATGGTGCTGCGCCGGCATCTCGATATCCTCGCGCAGATCGGCGGCGTCATCATCATCCTGATGGGCCTGCATTTCCTCGGCGTGCTGCGTATCGGCCTCTTTGCCCGCGAGGCGCGTTTCCAGGGCGGCGGCAAGCCGGCGACGGCCTCGGGCGCCTATCTGATGGGCCTCGCCTTCGCCTTCGGCTGGACGCCGTGCATCGGGCCGGTGCTCGGCGCGATTCTCGGCGTGGCGGCGGCACGCGAGACCGTGGGCGACGGGGCGATCCTGCTTGCCGTCTACTCGCTGGGTCTGGCCGTTCCGTTCTGGATCGCGGCGGGCTTTTCGGGGGCCTTCATGCGCTTCCTCGTGCGCTTCCGCCGCCATCTCGGCACGGTGGAGAAGGTGATGGGCGTGCTCCTGATCCTCACCGGCCTTGCCTTCATCTTCGGATATATCAGCGCTGTCGCCATCTGGTTCCAGCAAACGTTTCCCATCCTCTCGCAAATCGGCTAG
- the pcsA gene encoding phosphatidylcholine synthase, whose protein sequence is MKFFHYKRVPYAEIRAFSVHILTASGSFLAFLGVVAAAEHRFVDMFWWLGLALLVDGIDGPIARKVRVKEVLPNWSGDTLDNVIDYVTYVLLPAFALYQSGMIGEPWSFVAAGAIVVSSAIYYADMGMKTDEYFFSGFPVVWNMVVFTLFIIKASELTASIIVFVSVFLTFMPINFLHPVRVERLRSVNLAIFFLWAGLSGYALLLHFDTPAWVVWGVVATGVYLYVIGAVLQAFPALGRR, encoded by the coding sequence ATGAAGTTTTTCCATTACAAGCGCGTGCCTTACGCGGAAATACGCGCCTTTTCCGTTCATATCCTGACGGCGTCCGGCTCGTTCCTCGCCTTTCTCGGCGTCGTGGCCGCGGCCGAGCACCGTTTCGTGGACATGTTCTGGTGGCTTGGCCTTGCGCTGCTCGTCGATGGCATCGACGGACCGATCGCCCGCAAGGTGCGTGTGAAGGAAGTGCTGCCCAACTGGTCCGGCGACACGCTGGACAATGTCATCGACTACGTGACCTACGTGCTCCTGCCGGCCTTCGCGCTCTACCAGAGCGGCATGATCGGCGAGCCGTGGTCCTTCGTGGCTGCCGGCGCCATCGTGGTGTCCAGCGCCATCTACTATGCCGACATGGGCATGAAGACGGACGAGTATTTCTTCTCCGGCTTCCCGGTCGTCTGGAACATGGTGGTGTTCACGCTCTTCATCATCAAGGCGAGCGAATTGACGGCGTCGATCATCGTCTTCGTCTCCGTCTTCCTCACCTTCATGCCGATCAACTTCCTGCATCCGGTACGCGTCGAGCGCCTGCGGTCGGTGAACCTTGCCATCTTCTTCCTCTGGGCCGGCCTCAGCGGCTATGCGCTCCTGCTGCACTTCGATACGCCGGCCTGGGTCGTCTGGGGCGTCGTGGCGACGGGGGTCTATCTCTATGTCATCGGCGCGGTGCTGCAGGCCTTTCCCGCCCTCGGCCGGCGCTAG
- a CDS encoding FadR/GntR family transcriptional regulator, protein MRKGLLETVINGLNTRTSHAQVVNELGLAIIAGEYPVGATLPGDAELAARFKVSRTVLREAMKTLAAKGLVVPRARIGTRVTPNTQWNLFDSDILTWYFAVGIDESFLLHLSEVRLAFEPHAAALAARHATEADISQMMRLAVAMGDTSHTAESLALADLRFHLSVLDASRNPFLRTVGSLIEAALVGAFKLSSPAADLGKMGEVAATHIRIVEEIDRRDEEGARRAMENVIRVGRERVVQALREEE, encoded by the coding sequence TTGCGCAAGGGATTGCTTGAGACGGTCATCAACGGGCTGAACACGCGCACCAGTCATGCGCAGGTGGTCAACGAGCTGGGCCTTGCCATCATCGCAGGGGAGTATCCCGTCGGCGCGACTCTGCCGGGCGATGCGGAGCTTGCCGCGCGCTTCAAGGTATCGCGCACAGTGCTGCGCGAGGCGATGAAGACGCTCGCCGCCAAGGGTCTTGTCGTGCCGCGCGCACGCATCGGCACGCGCGTCACGCCCAACACGCAATGGAACCTTTTCGACAGCGATATCCTGACCTGGTATTTCGCCGTCGGCATCGACGAAAGCTTCCTCCTGCACCTTTCCGAGGTGCGCCTTGCCTTCGAACCGCACGCCGCCGCGCTTGCGGCGCGCCACGCCACCGAAGCCGATATCAGCCAGATGATGCGCCTTGCCGTGGCCATGGGCGATACGTCGCATACGGCCGAATCGCTGGCGCTCGCGGACCTGAGATTCCACCTCTCGGTACTGGACGCCTCGCGCAACCCCTTCCTACGCACGGTCGGCAGCCTGATCGAGGCGGCGCTCGTCGGCGCCTTCAAGCTTAGCTCGCCGGCGGCCGATCTCGGCAAGATGGGCGAAGTGGCGGCAACCCATATCCGTATCGTCGAGGAAATCGACCGGCGGGACGAGGAGGGCGCGCGCCGCGCGATGGAGAACGTCATCCGCGTCGGCCGGGAACGCGTGGTTCAGGCGCTGCGCGAAGAAGAATAA
- a CDS encoding ABC transporter ATP-binding protein has protein sequence MGSPLLAVRSLTKLFGSFAACNGIDLAIQPGEIHALLGENGAGKSTLVKMLFGVLAPTSGEIVWKGESVRIPSPGAARRFGIGMVFQHFSLFEALTVAENIALSLSPGISLSKVAEEASRLSHLYGLPLDPNAHVADLSVGERQRIEIVRALLQNPELIILDEPTSVLTPQEADRLFETLDKLKAEGRSVLYISHRLEEVQRICDRATVLRHGKVTGACDPRKETPASLARMMVGSDVASVSAAGTNAKGNVLLEARHLSVPARTPFAVALKNVCLKVRGGEVLAIAGVAGNGQGELFDALSGEYPVADASAVFIREKAAGNLGITARRLMGAGFVPEERHGHAAVPGLPLSDNLVLARSQSDRKTFLAGGILGIIRHAVVRIASRRISETMDVRKSGEDPAAGSLSGGNLQKYIVGRELDRQPAVLIVNQPTWGVDAGAASRIRQALVDLAKAGSAVLVISQDLDEIFEVATKIAVISEGRLSDAYPAHELTREKIGLLMGGMYGKTEGEGAAHAH, from the coding sequence ATGGGCAGTCCGTTATTGGCTGTTCGCAGCCTGACAAAGCTATTTGGTTCGTTTGCCGCCTGCAACGGCATCGACCTGGCCATACAGCCCGGTGAAATCCATGCCCTTCTGGGCGAGAACGGGGCTGGCAAATCCACCCTCGTGAAGATGCTTTTCGGCGTGCTCGCGCCGACGAGCGGTGAGATCGTGTGGAAAGGCGAGTCCGTCCGCATCCCGAGCCCCGGCGCGGCGCGCCGCTTCGGCATCGGCATGGTCTTCCAGCATTTCTCGCTTTTCGAGGCGCTGACAGTCGCGGAAAACATCGCGCTCTCGCTCAGCCCCGGCATTTCGCTGTCGAAAGTCGCCGAGGAAGCCTCTCGCCTGTCGCATCTCTACGGGCTGCCGCTCGATCCGAACGCGCATGTCGCCGACCTTTCGGTGGGCGAGCGCCAGCGCATCGAGATCGTGCGCGCGCTGCTGCAGAACCCGGAACTGATCATCCTCGACGAGCCGACCTCGGTGCTGACGCCGCAGGAGGCGGACCGGCTGTTCGAGACGCTCGACAAGCTCAAGGCCGAGGGCCGCTCGGTCCTCTATATCAGCCATCGTCTGGAAGAGGTGCAGCGCATCTGCGACCGCGCCACGGTTCTGCGTCACGGCAAGGTCACCGGCGCGTGCGATCCGCGCAAGGAAACGCCGGCCTCGCTCGCCCGCATGATGGTCGGCAGCGACGTCGCCTCGGTCAGCGCGGCCGGCACGAACGCCAAGGGCAATGTTCTGCTGGAGGCGCGCCATCTCAGCGTGCCGGCGAGGACGCCCTTTGCTGTCGCGCTCAAGAATGTCTGCCTCAAGGTCCGTGGCGGCGAAGTCCTCGCCATCGCCGGTGTCGCCGGCAACGGGCAGGGCGAGCTTTTCGATGCGCTTTCCGGCGAATATCCGGTGGCGGATGCTTCCGCCGTCTTCATCCGGGAAAAAGCGGCCGGCAATCTCGGCATCACCGCCCGCCGCCTGATGGGTGCGGGTTTCGTGCCGGAGGAGCGCCATGGCCACGCGGCCGTTCCGGGCCTGCCGCTCTCCGACAATCTCGTGCTGGCGCGCAGCCAGTCCGACCGCAAGACGTTCCTTGCCGGCGGCATCCTCGGCATCATCCGTCATGCCGTCGTGCGCATCGCCTCGCGTCGCATCTCGGAAACCATGGATGTGCGCAAGAGCGGGGAGGACCCGGCGGCAGGCTCGCTTTCCGGCGGCAATCTGCAAAAGTATATCGTCGGCCGCGAGCTGGACCGCCAGCCGGCGGTGCTGATCGTCAACCAGCCGACCTGGGGCGTCGATGCGGGCGCAGCAAGCCGCATCCGTCAGGCGCTGGTCGATCTCGCCAAAGCAGGTTCCGCCGTGCTGGTGATTAGCCAGGATCTCGACGAGATTTTCGAGGTGGCGACGAAAATCGCCGTCATTAGCGAGGGACGGCTGTCCGACGCCTATCCGGCCCATGAACTGACGCGTGAAAAGATCGGTCTCCTGATGGGCGGCATGTACGGCAAGACGGAAGGCGAAGGGGCGGCCCATGCGCATTGA
- a CDS encoding ABC transporter permease, translating to MRIELEKRPNPSRLFSILSPFLALGLTVVAGGIMFALLGKSPGSALYSFFIEPLLDVWSLHEIAIKAAPLILIGVGLSVCYRSNNWNIGAEGQFIAGAIAGAIVPVVFHEWHSPLVLPLMLVFGMIGGALYAAIPAFLKAHMNTNEILTSLMLVYIAQLFLDWLVRGPWRSPDAYNFPVTRDFAPEAILPELVSSGRANLGFAFAIIAAIVLWIMMRYTLKGFEITVLGQSERAGRFAGFSSRRMIWFSMLLSGALAGLAGISEVSGTIGKLQPIISPGYGFTAIIVAFLGRLNPLSIVAAGLFLALTYVGGEAVQLTLSVSDKVTRVFQGLLLFFVLSCDTLILYKIRLVFSRLGRGNEGGAH from the coding sequence ATGCGCATTGAACTCGAAAAACGCCCCAATCCGTCCCGGCTTTTCTCCATTCTCTCGCCGTTCCTGGCGCTTGGCCTGACAGTCGTTGCCGGCGGCATCATGTTCGCGCTGCTCGGCAAGAGCCCGGGGTCGGCGCTCTACAGCTTCTTCATCGAGCCGCTGCTCGATGTCTGGTCGCTGCACGAGATCGCCATCAAGGCCGCGCCGCTGATCCTGATCGGCGTCGGCCTTTCCGTCTGCTACCGCTCGAACAACTGGAACATCGGTGCGGAGGGCCAGTTCATCGCGGGCGCCATTGCCGGCGCCATCGTGCCGGTGGTCTTCCATGAATGGCATTCGCCGCTCGTCCTGCCGCTGATGCTGGTCTTCGGCATGATCGGCGGCGCGCTCTATGCCGCCATCCCCGCCTTCCTCAAGGCGCATATGAACACCAACGAGATACTGACGAGCCTGATGCTGGTCTATATCGCCCAGCTCTTCCTCGACTGGCTGGTGCGCGGCCCCTGGCGCAGCCCGGATGCCTATAACTTCCCTGTGACGCGCGACTTCGCGCCGGAAGCGATCCTGCCGGAACTCGTCTCCTCCGGCAGGGCCAATCTCGGCTTCGCCTTCGCCATCATCGCCGCTATCGTACTCTGGATCATGATGCGCTATACGCTGAAGGGCTTCGAGATCACCGTGCTCGGCCAGTCGGAGCGGGCAGGGCGCTTTGCCGGCTTCTCCTCCAGACGCATGATCTGGTTCTCCATGCTGCTCTCCGGCGCGCTCGCCGGCCTTGCCGGCATTTCCGAAGTCAGCGGCACCATCGGCAAGCTGCAACCGATCATCTCGCCCGGCTACGGCTTCACCGCCATCATCGTCGCCTTCCTCGGCCGCCTCAATCCGCTCAGCATCGTCGCGGCGGGCCTCTTCCTCGCGCTTACCTATGTCGGCGGCGAGGCGGTGCAACTGACGCTCAGCGTCTCCGACAAGGTCACGCGCGTCTTCCAGGGGCTGCTGCTCTTCTTCGTGCTCTCCTGCGACACGCTCATTCTGTACAAAATCCGGCTGGTCTTCTCGCGCCTCGGCCGCGGCAACGAGGGGGGAGCGCACTGA
- a CDS encoding UbiH/UbiF family hydroxylase: MRQFDIAVVGAGLAGNLAALALADSGRSVALIAPPARAADGRTTALMDQSIAFLGTLGLWGEIARHAAALETMQILDGTARLLRAPPVAFRSSEVGLAAFGYNIPNAPFLDVLDARIAATGAIIRVESGVTTANAFETGVELVLDNGERVMASLVIGADGRKSKIRESAAIGIKAWSYPQAALVLNFSHERPHGNVSTEFHTESGPFTQVPLPGRRSSLVWVLPPQEAARLRMLPLAEISRAVEERMQSMLGSVSVEGGVQSFPLSGMTAERFGKGRIALVGEAAHAFPPIGAQGLNLSLRDIMALRELVADRAPADFADIGERFDRKRQADIRSRTLSVDLLNRSLLSDFLPVQFLRSAGLHLLSALGPLRSIVMREGIEPLGSLKAFRNGLRERIARKQA; the protein is encoded by the coding sequence ATGAGACAATTCGATATCGCCGTCGTCGGCGCCGGCCTTGCCGGCAATCTCGCCGCGCTTGCGCTTGCCGATTCGGGGCGCAGCGTCGCGCTCATCGCCCCGCCCGCCCGCGCCGCGGACGGGCGCACGACGGCGCTCATGGACCAGTCCATCGCCTTCCTCGGCACGCTCGGCCTGTGGGGCGAGATCGCCCGCCACGCCGCCGCACTCGAGACCATGCAGATCCTTGACGGCACGGCGCGGCTCCTGCGCGCCCCGCCGGTTGCCTTCCGCTCCAGCGAAGTCGGCCTTGCCGCCTTCGGCTACAACATCCCGAACGCGCCGTTCCTTGATGTTCTGGATGCGCGCATCGCCGCGACCGGCGCCATTATTCGCGTGGAGAGCGGCGTGACGACCGCCAATGCCTTCGAGACCGGCGTGGAACTGGTGCTCGACAATGGCGAGCGCGTCATGGCCAGCCTTGTGATCGGGGCCGATGGCCGCAAGTCGAAGATCCGCGAGAGCGCCGCCATCGGCATCAAGGCATGGTCCTATCCGCAGGCCGCGCTGGTGCTCAACTTCTCGCACGAACGGCCGCACGGCAATGTGTCCACGGAATTCCACACGGAAAGCGGCCCCTTCACGCAGGTTCCCCTGCCCGGCCGCCGCTCCAGCCTCGTCTGGGTGCTGCCGCCGCAGGAAGCGGCGCGGCTGCGCATGCTGCCGCTGGCGGAGATCAGCCGGGCCGTGGAGGAGCGCATGCAATCGATGCTCGGCTCGGTTTCCGTCGAGGGCGGCGTGCAGAGCTTCCCGCTTTCCGGCATGACGGCGGAGCGATTCGGCAAGGGGCGCATCGCGCTCGTTGGCGAGGCCGCGCATGCCTTTCCGCCGATCGGGGCGCAGGGCCTCAACCTGAGCCTGCGCGATATCATGGCGCTGCGGGAGCTTGTGGCGGATCGCGCGCCGGCAGACTTTGCCGATATCGGCGAACGCTTCGACCGCAAGCGCCAGGCCGATATCCGCTCGCGCACCCTCAGCGTCGATCTCCTGAACCGCTCGCTACTGTCGGATTTCCTGCCCGTGCAGTTCCTGCGGTCCGCCGGCCTGCACCTCCTCTCAGCCCTCGGGCCGCTGCGTAGCATCGTCATGCGCGAGGGCATCGAGCCGCTCGGCTCGCTGAAGGCTTTTCGCAACGGCCTACGGGAACGGATCGCCCGGAAGCAGGCCTGA